One part of the Chryseobacterium mulctrae genome encodes these proteins:
- the dtd gene encoding D-aminoacyl-tRNA deacylase: protein MKAVIQRVSEASVKVGGNVVGKIKTGFMLLIGIDESDEKTDADWLVQKILNLRIFGDENDKLNLSIKDIKGEILCISQFTLIADYKKGNRPSFIKAAKPDKAIPLFEYFKEELSKSDLRIESGIFGADMKVSLTNDGPVTIVMDSLTKQ, encoded by the coding sequence ATGAAAGCAGTAATACAAAGAGTTTCTGAAGCCTCTGTAAAAGTAGGCGGAAATGTTGTTGGGAAAATAAAAACCGGCTTTATGCTTCTGATCGGGATTGACGAAAGCGACGAAAAGACAGATGCTGACTGGCTTGTACAGAAAATATTAAACCTTAGAATTTTTGGCGACGAAAACGACAAACTCAACTTATCTATTAAGGATATTAAGGGAGAGATTTTGTGCATCAGTCAATTTACTTTAATTGCAGATTACAAAAAAGGCAATCGCCCATCATTTATAAAAGCAGCAAAACCTGATAAAGCCATTCCGCTTTTCGAGTATTTCAAGGAAGAACTCTCCAAATCAGATTTAAGAATTGAAAGTGGAATTTTCGGAGCAGATATGAAAGTTTCGTTAACGAACGACGGACCTGTAACGATTGTAATGGATAGTCTTACAAAACAATAA
- a CDS encoding DUF4153 domain-containing protein has protein sequence MKTHHYIFLSTIAFIVLFYNEDVGLNLGILGVLYSVLTLIKTPERNRSKTFFLLFAAGISSSIAFAWFADFSSFLALVVSLLLLSFRSRNRRMKSLFLVPVFVINFFTFICRVFSFGDWLPKKNIPNLFQKIFAFVIVPLIFVLVFFGIYAGVSDHFAGVFNEYEFDFDFWQIFRLSIFGFFIAFNFWNFAVEKFLYKQHHFLDNNFQKNEQTPKSTFSFLDLDTERMSGVISLVLLNILLVFFIVIYNYEQFYEVTKTPNQLSEETHERVVSLIFSIIMVILVMMFYFKSAFNFDSKSGLLRLLAKVWLFLNVVLIFSAMLTNTEYITSYGFTYKRLGVYAFLLLSLIGLVLTFYKIQFKKKNAFLFNSMSWCFYGMVLVCSFINWGGIITSQNMKRPDFVVDYHINSINFNEKYLLKYAEEKNDVDLKKKILEKTKLGISPTFLSKILYYETIQK, from the coding sequence ATGAAAACACATCACTATATATTTCTTAGCACCATCGCATTTATCGTTTTGTTTTATAACGAAGATGTAGGTCTGAATCTTGGTATTTTAGGCGTTTTGTACTCAGTTTTAACGCTTATTAAAACCCCGGAAAGAAACCGCAGCAAAACTTTCTTTCTCCTTTTTGCGGCAGGAATTTCGTCGAGTATTGCTTTTGCATGGTTCGCCGATTTTAGCTCGTTTCTGGCATTAGTCGTTTCACTTTTGCTGCTTTCTTTCCGGTCAAGAAACAGAAGAATGAAAAGTCTTTTTCTTGTTCCTGTATTTGTGATCAATTTTTTTACATTCATTTGTCGGGTTTTTAGCTTTGGCGATTGGTTGCCCAAAAAAAATATTCCGAATCTGTTTCAGAAAATATTTGCTTTCGTCATTGTTCCTTTAATTTTTGTATTGGTATTTTTCGGTATTTATGCAGGAGTGAGCGACCATTTTGCAGGAGTTTTTAACGAATATGAGTTCGATTTTGATTTTTGGCAGATTTTTAGGCTTAGTATTTTTGGGTTTTTCATCGCTTTTAATTTCTGGAACTTTGCAGTTGAAAAGTTTCTATATAAGCAACATCATTTTCTTGATAACAATTTTCAGAAAAATGAGCAAACTCCGAAATCTACTTTTTCTTTTCTTGATCTCGATACAGAACGAATGAGTGGAGTAATTTCTTTGGTATTGCTAAATATTCTGCTTGTTTTCTTTATTGTAATTTACAACTACGAACAGTTTTATGAGGTAACAAAAACTCCGAATCAACTCTCTGAGGAAACTCATGAACGAGTAGTTTCACTCATATTTTCTATTATTATGGTGATTTTGGTAATGATGTTTTATTTTAAATCGGCATTTAATTTTGATTCTAAATCTGGTTTATTAAGGTTGCTTGCCAAAGTTTGGCTTTTCTTAAATGTAGTTTTAATTTTTTCGGCAATGTTGACAAATACAGAATACATTACAAGCTATGGCTTTACCTACAAAAGACTTGGTGTTTACGCTTTTCTGCTTTTATCATTGATTGGTTTGGTTCTTACCTTTTACAAAATTCAGTTTAAAAAGAAAAACGCATTTCTTTTCAACTCGATGAGCTGGTGTTTTTATGGAATGGTTTTAGTATGCAGTTTTATAAATTGGGGAGGGATTATTACCTCTCAAAATATGAAACGTCCCGATTTTGTGGTCGATTATCATATCAACTCGATTAATTTTAATGAAAAATATCTTTTAAAATATGCTGAGGAGAAAAACGATGTTGACCTTAAAAAAAAGATTTTAGAAAAAACTAAGTTAGGTATTTCGCCAACGTTTTTATCTAAAATCCTTTATTATGAAACTATTCAAAAATAA
- a CDS encoding winged helix-turn-helix domain-containing protein: protein MINISQLNKEFESRVRLGIMSVLMVNDWVDFSEMKNLLEITDGNMASHSNALEKANYIEVKKEFVGKKPKTSYRVTQSGRIAFTEHLDALEKLIGR, encoded by the coding sequence ATGATTAACATCAGTCAACTCAACAAAGAATTCGAAAGCCGTGTAAGATTGGGCATTATGTCCGTTCTTATGGTTAACGATTGGGTTGATTTTTCTGAAATGAAAAACCTTCTTGAGATTACAGACGGAAATATGGCAAGTCACAGCAATGCATTAGAAAAAGCCAATTATATTGAAGTGAAAAAAGAATTTGTAGGCAAAAAACCTAAGACTTCATATCGTGTAACGCAATCGGGAAGAATTGCATTTACCGAACATCTTGATGCATTAGAAAAATTAATAGGCAGATAA
- a CDS encoding metallophosphoesterase, with amino-acid sequence MTRKKFLKRLLQLSVVGALPFLYSWQIEPFWVEFVERKLPIKNLPEELEGKILMQISDLHVGNRFDWNFLIESFEKAQEFDPDFVVYTGDYVNHGTEEDHKNLEKVMAKAVYGKLGTFGILGNHDYGKNWKDLGSSEEIYRILQNNGVTMLKNEQTESHGLNIIGFDDLWSPNFDPMKVMKYYNPEKANLVLCHNPDVCDKDVWNGYQGWILSGHTHGGQCRIPGVITPILPVENRKYVSGEIDLKDGRMLYINRALGHSYQVRFMVRPEITVFKLERDEEV; translated from the coding sequence ATGACTAGGAAAAAATTTCTAAAAAGACTTTTACAGCTTTCAGTAGTTGGAGCTTTACCTTTTCTCTATTCTTGGCAGATTGAGCCTTTTTGGGTTGAATTTGTAGAACGGAAACTTCCCATTAAAAATTTACCTGAAGAATTAGAAGGAAAGATTTTGATGCAGATCTCGGATCTACACGTTGGAAACAGATTCGACTGGAATTTTTTGATTGAATCTTTCGAAAAAGCTCAAGAATTCGATCCGGATTTTGTGGTGTACACCGGCGATTATGTGAATCATGGTACAGAAGAAGATCATAAAAATTTAGAAAAAGTAATGGCAAAAGCGGTTTATGGAAAGCTGGGAACTTTCGGAATTCTTGGAAATCATGACTACGGAAAAAACTGGAAAGATTTGGGTTCTTCAGAAGAGATTTATCGCATTCTTCAAAACAATGGCGTCACCATGCTTAAAAATGAGCAAACAGAATCTCATGGCTTAAATATTATCGGTTTCGATGATTTGTGGTCGCCCAATTTTGATCCCATGAAAGTGATGAAATATTATAATCCTGAAAAAGCTAATCTTGTACTTTGTCATAATCCCGATGTTTGCGACAAAGATGTCTGGAACGGTTATCAAGGCTGGATTTTAAGTGGTCATACTCACGGTGGACAATGCCGAATTCCGGGAGTCATTACGCCAATTCTTCCGGTGGAAAACAGAAAATATGTTTCCGGAGAAATTGATTTAAAAGACGGAAGAATGTTGTACATCAACCGGGCTTTAGGACATTCTTATCAGGTACGTTTTATGGTGCGTCCGGAAATAACGGTTTTTAAGCTTGAACGTGATGAAGAAGTTTAA
- a CDS encoding GNAT family N-acetyltransferase has protein sequence MKFETIETERLLIQKLDSETMNQIFELNNDDEIKKILGITTDEDFDRQKKIHQQGYQSYNRKMLNFQIVEKQSSVIIGNCGFHTWNPQHYRAEIGYALNADEFKNKGFMKEAVEKVLEFGFEEMQLNRIEALIDENNTPSKKLLDYFGFTREGNLRGHYLVDGIFEDSVLYSLLQSEYKK, from the coding sequence ATGAAATTTGAAACAATAGAAACAGAACGTCTTCTGATTCAAAAATTAGATTCTGAAACAATGAATCAAATTTTTGAATTGAATAATGATGACGAAATTAAGAAAATACTAGGCATTACAACTGATGAAGATTTTGACCGACAGAAAAAAATCCATCAACAAGGTTATCAATCTTACAATCGAAAAATGTTGAACTTTCAGATTGTAGAAAAGCAGAGCTCAGTAATTATTGGAAATTGTGGCTTTCATACCTGGAATCCTCAACATTATCGCGCAGAAATTGGTTATGCATTAAATGCTGATGAATTTAAAAACAAAGGTTTTATGAAAGAAGCTGTTGAAAAAGTGCTTGAGTTTGGCTTTGAAGAAATGCAGCTCAACAGAATTGAAGCTTTGATTGATGAGAACAATACCCCTTCAAAAAAATTGTTAGATTATTTTGGCTTTACCAGAGAGGGAAACCTTCGTGGACATTATTTGGTGGATGGAATTTTTGAAGATTCCGTATTATATTCTTTATTGCAATCCGAATACAAAAAATAA
- a CDS encoding class I SAM-dependent methyltransferase, with amino-acid sequence MDKETLRSEIFKHLDGVVTAPIVASLMKKEIIALVIERQKMSLSGLSEELKANEGYLNVAIRALASQGFLDYEVDNETDRISFSANSKTQFLQKYSLLYLKVISFLKHSTDIKNQINENSFIEEFTRLSDSVKDHFGIQLSDDTEEKKIQKQILKHIEGCIIGPVIVYLGMTGMFHKYFMETSFQAAEFHKNSENFEVILDFLAYLGWFKKTGDNYKFTETGIYFAKRAPSYGVTVSYLPLLNKMNDLLFGDASKIREISDGEDEIHVDRAMNVWGSGGSHSNYFKVANDFIIQIFNQPIHLQPKGVLDMGCGNGAFIQHIFETIERYTIRGKMLEEYPLFLVGADYNQAALKVTRANLINNDIWAKVIWGDIGNPKQLADDLKENYEIDLSDLLNIRTFLDHNRVWKVPENSHPTRISTSTGAFAYRGKRLPNNLVEESLKEHLELWLPYIRKNGLLIIELHALDSKLTSENLGKTPATAYEATHGFSDQYILEVDVFKKICLETGLNIDKELFKKFPNSELATVSINLLKS; translated from the coding sequence ATGGACAAAGAAACTTTGCGCTCAGAAATATTCAAGCATTTGGATGGTGTTGTTACAGCACCTATCGTAGCTTCGTTGATGAAAAAAGAAATCATTGCTTTGGTTATTGAGCGACAAAAAATGTCTTTGAGCGGACTTTCTGAAGAGTTGAAAGCCAACGAAGGGTATTTGAATGTCGCGATTCGGGCTTTGGCATCGCAAGGTTTTTTAGATTATGAGGTCGATAACGAGACTGATCGAATATCATTTTCAGCTAATAGCAAAACTCAGTTTCTGCAAAAATACAGTTTGCTATACCTTAAGGTAATTTCTTTTTTAAAACATTCTACGGATATTAAAAATCAGATCAACGAAAATTCATTTATTGAAGAATTTACACGATTGAGCGATTCTGTGAAAGATCATTTTGGAATTCAGCTTTCTGATGATACGGAAGAAAAAAAAATTCAGAAACAGATTTTAAAACATATTGAAGGCTGCATCATTGGTCCGGTGATTGTTTATCTCGGAATGACAGGAATGTTTCATAAATACTTTATGGAGACTTCATTTCAGGCAGCAGAGTTTCATAAAAATTCGGAAAATTTTGAAGTGATACTAGACTTCCTGGCTTATTTGGGTTGGTTTAAAAAGACTGGCGATAATTATAAATTTACCGAAACCGGAATTTATTTTGCCAAAAGAGCTCCGTCGTACGGAGTTACGGTTTCTTACCTTCCGTTGCTCAATAAAATGAATGATCTTTTATTTGGTGATGCTTCAAAAATAAGAGAAATTTCAGATGGTGAAGACGAAATTCATGTTGACCGTGCGATGAATGTTTGGGGAAGTGGCGGTTCGCATTCCAATTATTTTAAGGTGGCGAATGATTTTATTATTCAGATCTTCAATCAGCCTATCCATCTTCAGCCGAAAGGTGTTTTAGATATGGGTTGCGGAAATGGCGCTTTCATTCAACACATATTCGAAACCATAGAAAGATATACAATTCGTGGGAAAATGCTCGAAGAATATCCTTTGTTTTTGGTAGGTGCAGATTACAACCAAGCTGCTTTGAAAGTAACCAGGGCCAACCTGATTAACAACGATATTTGGGCAAAAGTAATTTGGGGTGACATTGGAAATCCTAAACAATTAGCCGATGATTTAAAAGAAAATTATGAAATTGATCTTTCAGATTTACTGAATATCAGAACATTTTTAGATCATAACAGAGTTTGGAAGGTTCCGGAGAACAGTCATCCTACAAGAATCAGCACTTCAACCGGAGCGTTTGCTTATCGAGGAAAAAGGCTTCCGAATAATTTGGTGGAAGAAAGCCTGAAAGAACATTTGGAACTTTGGCTTCCGTACATCAGAAAAAATGGACTTTTAATTATTGAACTTCACGCTTTAGATTCTAAACTGACAAGCGAAAATTTAGGAAAAACTCCGGCAACAGCGTATGAAGCGACGCATGGTTTTTCTGATCAATATATTTTGGAAGTTGATGTTTTTAAAAAGATTTGCTTAGAAACAGGATTGAATATTGATAAAGAATTATTCAAAAAATTCCCAAATTCTGAGTTGGCAACGGTTTCAATTAATTTATTGAAAAGCTAA
- a CDS encoding Coq4 family protein, which produces MKKIRVQFLLFVYDKTQKLYRKYFKKKKRQWQFNEKQLLEFHKDSLGRKLGEFYKKHGFTMIPKMENHDVHHLLTGCGTNFEDEIAMQFLLLGNGKLNAHLLAAVVLGSIILPEYHKMYRNAYQKGRSMRAFHHIDFESLLWQNFENIQDFFKQKETPVFY; this is translated from the coding sequence ATGAAAAAAATACGTGTACAATTCCTCCTTTTCGTCTACGACAAAACACAAAAACTCTACAGAAAATATTTCAAAAAGAAAAAAAGACAATGGCAGTTTAATGAAAAACAATTGCTGGAATTTCACAAAGATTCTTTAGGCAGAAAACTCGGTGAATTTTATAAAAAGCATGGTTTTACAATGATTCCTAAAATGGAAAACCACGACGTACATCATTTATTAACAGGTTGCGGAACCAATTTCGAAGACGAAATCGCAATGCAGTTTTTGCTTCTTGGAAACGGAAAGCTCAATGCTCATCTTTTGGCAGCGGTGGTTTTAGGAAGCATTATCCTTCCGGAATATCATAAAATGTATCGTAATGCTTACCAAAAAGGAAGAAGTATGAGAGCATTTCACCACATCGATTTTGAATCTTTATTGTGGCAGAATTTTGAAAATATTCAGGATTTTTTCAAGCAAAAAGAAACTCCTGTTTTCTATTAA
- a CDS encoding HIT family protein produces MSSIFTKIINGEIPAYKIAEDENFVAFLDAMPLVKGHTLVIPKKEVDLIFDMESEEYKNLWAFAQTVAKKVKNAIPCIRVGVAVVGLEVPHAHIHLIPLNKMEDMNFRNERLKLSAEEYSEIQNSIINS; encoded by the coding sequence ATGAGTTCAATTTTCACAAAAATCATCAACGGAGAAATTCCTGCTTATAAAATTGCAGAAGATGAAAACTTTGTAGCATTCCTAGATGCAATGCCTTTGGTAAAAGGTCACACTTTGGTAATTCCTAAAAAAGAAGTAGATCTTATTTTTGACATGGAAAGCGAAGAATACAAAAATCTTTGGGCTTTTGCACAAACGGTTGCTAAAAAAGTGAAAAATGCAATCCCTTGTATAAGAGTGGGTGTTGCAGTTGTGGGGTTAGAAGTTCCTCATGCTCATATTCATTTGATCCCATTGAATAAAATGGAGGATATGAATTTCAGAAACGAAAGACTGAAACTTTCTGCGGAAGAATATTCCGAAATTCAAAATTCAATAATTAATTCTTAA
- a CDS encoding enoyl-CoA hydratase/isomerase family protein — MSDFVTSEIKNNIAEITFGTAKSNALPGAILEKLAETILEEGAKKEVKAILVKSEGEKAFCAGASFDELLAIEELEASTKFFGGFAKVLNAMRNCGKIVVVRVQGKTTGGGVGLACGADYCFATKDSALALTEINLGIGPFVIGPYVERKIGKSQFSAMAIDADFRSADWAEQHNIYHSVSENIAEMDSKLEKFLNTLATRSEDALALIKKVSWEGTEHFNELMPARIHMSASLILEDSAKKNIAAIKERLRAK, encoded by the coding sequence ATGAGTGATTTTGTAACATCAGAAATTAAAAATAATATTGCCGAAATTACTTTCGGAACAGCAAAAAGTAATGCTCTTCCCGGAGCAATTCTCGAAAAATTAGCGGAAACAATTTTAGAAGAAGGGGCTAAAAAAGAAGTAAAAGCAATTCTTGTAAAAAGTGAGGGTGAAAAAGCATTCTGCGCTGGTGCAAGTTTTGATGAGCTTTTGGCAATTGAAGAACTGGAAGCATCTACCAAATTTTTCGGAGGTTTTGCCAAAGTTTTAAATGCAATGAGAAATTGCGGAAAAATTGTAGTGGTAAGAGTTCAGGGGAAAACTACCGGTGGCGGAGTAGGATTGGCTTGTGGTGCAGATTACTGTTTTGCAACCAAAGATTCTGCTTTGGCTTTAACTGAAATTAATTTGGGAATCGGACCTTTTGTAATCGGACCTTACGTAGAAAGAAAAATCGGAAAATCTCAGTTTTCGGCAATGGCAATTGATGCAGATTTCAGATCAGCAGATTGGGCAGAGCAACATAATATTTATCATTCTGTTTCAGAAAACATTGCTGAGATGGATTCTAAATTGGAGAAATTCTTAAATACTCTAGCAACAAGAAGTGAAGATGCTTTAGCTTTAATTAAAAAAGTTTCTTGGGAAGGAACAGAACATTTCAACGAATTGATGCCTGCAAGAATTCATATGAGTGCAAGTTTAATTCTCGAAGATTCTGCTAAGAAAAATATTGCGGCAATTAAAGAAAGATTAAGAGCAAAATAA
- the clpX gene encoding ATP-dependent Clp protease ATP-binding subunit ClpX — protein sequence MNSNQCSFCGKKRNEVQMLISGQNGFICENCIEQAHSIVKDTVSPAGFSPAESIDELKKPKQIKEFLNKYVIGQDQAKKQLSIAVYNHYKRLLHAKDENREVELEKSNIIMIGETGTGKTLLAKTIAKELNVPFCIVDATILTEAGYVGEDVESILSRLLMVADYDVEKAEKGIVFIDEIDKIARKSDNPSLTRDVSGEGVQQGLLKLLEGSIVNVPPQGGRKHPDQKYIQVNTQNILFIAGGAFDGIKEIIERRMNKQAIGFSAEKINNVEEDEYVLTNINAIDLRSFGLIPELLGRFPIITYLEKLTKETMIRIMKEPKNSIINQFVELFKMDGTKLVFTDEAVEMIVDETMEKGLGARGLRGTTEKVLEDYMFTVGEQDEIVLTKDNILIIK from the coding sequence ATGAATTCAAACCAATGTTCTTTCTGTGGTAAGAAAAGAAATGAAGTACAAATGCTGATTTCTGGGCAGAATGGTTTTATTTGTGAAAACTGCATTGAGCAGGCGCATTCAATTGTAAAAGATACAGTTTCACCAGCGGGATTTTCACCGGCTGAATCTATTGACGAACTTAAAAAACCAAAACAAATAAAAGAGTTTTTAAATAAATACGTGATCGGGCAGGATCAGGCAAAAAAACAGCTTTCAATTGCGGTATACAATCATTATAAAAGATTGCTCCATGCAAAAGACGAAAACAGGGAAGTAGAGCTTGAGAAATCAAACATTATAATGATTGGTGAAACAGGAACTGGAAAAACGCTTTTGGCAAAAACTATTGCCAAAGAACTTAATGTTCCTTTCTGTATTGTTGATGCAACTATTTTAACGGAAGCAGGATATGTGGGCGAAGATGTTGAAAGTATTCTTTCAAGACTTTTGATGGTTGCAGATTATGATGTAGAAAAAGCAGAAAAAGGAATTGTTTTTATTGATGAGATTGATAAAATTGCCAGAAAATCTGATAATCCGAGTCTTACGAGAGATGTTTCTGGTGAAGGTGTTCAACAAGGTTTGTTGAAGCTTTTAGAGGGAAGCATCGTGAATGTTCCTCCACAAGGGGGAAGAAAGCATCCTGATCAAAAATATATCCAGGTAAATACACAAAATATTTTATTTATTGCAGGAGGTGCTTTTGATGGTATTAAAGAGATCATCGAAAGAAGAATGAATAAGCAGGCGATTGGTTTCAGTGCTGAAAAGATCAATAATGTAGAAGAAGATGAATATGTTTTAACAAATATTAATGCAATCGATCTTCGTTCATTTGGATTAATTCCTGAGCTTTTAGGAAGATTTCCAATTATCACTTATCTCGAAAAGTTAACTAAAGAGACAATGATAAGAATTATGAAAGAACCTAAAAATTCTATTATCAACCAATTTGTGGAACTTTTTAAAATGGACGGCACAAAATTGGTATTCACGGACGAAGCTGTAGAAATGATTGTTGACGAAACTATGGAGAAAGGTTTGGGCGCTAGAGGCTTACGAGGAACTACTGAAAAAGTATTAGAAGACTACATGTTTACGGTAGGAGAGCAGGATGAGATTGTTCTTACAAAAGATAATATTTTGATTATTAAGTGA
- the greA gene encoding transcription elongation factor GreA, which produces MASYVTKEGLDKMKAELEQLEKIERPKITQQIAEARDKGDLSENAEYDAAKEAQGMLEMRISKLKDVVTTSKIIDETQLDTSKVSILTTIKLLNNDTKKEQVFTLVPDNESDLKSGKISVNTPIAKGLLGKVVGETAEIVLPNGNKLSFQVLDITL; this is translated from the coding sequence ATGGCAAGCTATGTAACCAAGGAAGGTTTAGATAAAATGAAAGCCGAGCTTGAACAATTAGAAAAAATTGAGAGACCAAAAATCACTCAACAGATTGCAGAAGCAAGAGATAAAGGCGACTTGTCTGAAAACGCAGAATATGATGCAGCCAAAGAGGCGCAAGGAATGTTGGAAATGAGAATTTCTAAACTAAAAGACGTTGTGACTACTTCTAAAATAATTGATGAAACACAATTGGATACTTCTAAAGTTTCAATTCTTACAACAATAAAACTTTTGAATAACGATACGAAAAAAGAGCAGGTTTTCACTTTGGTTCCCGATAATGAAAGTGACTTGAAGTCTGGAAAGATTTCTGTAAACACACCTATTGCAAAAGGTTTACTAGGTAAAGTAGTTGGCGAAACTGCAGAGATTGTTCTTCCAAACGGTAACAAATTGTCTTTTCAGGTTTTAGACATAACTTTGTAA
- a CDS encoding T9SS type A sorting domain-containing protein, whose amino-acid sequence MKKNLLTIGLLAISLSVQAQNILMHVDTAAKMYVSQGTLVYNGGGLQMKATGSIENHGNFMVVGTSTDSFKTINASDDNKLEADGGGNFVNKLNQENNFALHNIPDDLSTPAVDESKRYTYGQLYISGIPQGNITGIVDQEYRQIRQGDYQQMGIPFYDKTISTLSAELGKTFNTTRYSKNEILFYDNFAAVSKSVTSLNSKFGTSLPSTTYLMIGGLGLDANTQTRTIKGRPFSDSDVNLTLNLHDGGAGANFGNGGYGVNQYNEYYNSYLHDPYEIGSGGQYWAGDFGKNIYQFSNPFLTNLDLRNIAYSENTGTTDNNNLSQLYAVRVEPSGVQYTSSSGSGSTGTYKSITFNAGAPTGDVDYVMIRPFGTFVMKLNDNVTGPDKAFDFRSLRRFNYLPRTESTNYNVAAAKNTTTGTVKQLGIIALDGDGNEVGRTYYVVYPNGTTGHSADSKTQIVGYSTDLINTYEEAPNGGYDMNYTNSYWLYINEANETNFLGKNIKLVNYDLNRAKSYKFEVRENAVLVANGTHQLSTGIGFYYKAQNGTLQPINQGATTSVTHAEYDLYYGEPSSSSVLNTENVNTKPSRTVVVYNPEITNYIVRFDPNWKKADIQVYDMSGKLIISKKDVSASKDFVIELDGSIKNSYLVKIVADSGEMVNTKILK is encoded by the coding sequence ATGAAAAAAAATTTATTAACTATAGGGCTTTTAGCTATAAGTCTTTCTGTTCAGGCGCAGAATATACTTATGCATGTTGATACTGCAGCTAAAATGTATGTAAGCCAAGGTACATTAGTATATAACGGAGGTGGTTTGCAAATGAAAGCTACTGGCAGCATTGAAAATCATGGTAACTTCATGGTGGTTGGAACTAGTACGGACTCTTTCAAAACTATTAATGCATCAGACGATAATAAGTTGGAAGCTGATGGTGGTGGGAATTTTGTAAATAAGCTTAATCAAGAAAATAATTTTGCTTTACATAACATTCCAGATGATTTATCAACTCCTGCTGTAGATGAATCTAAAAGATATACATATGGTCAGTTATATATATCTGGGATTCCGCAAGGTAACATTACTGGTATTGTAGATCAAGAGTATAGACAGATAAGGCAAGGAGATTATCAACAAATGGGAATTCCATTTTATGACAAAACAATTTCCACTCTGAGTGCTGAATTAGGTAAGACGTTTAATACAACGAGGTATTCAAAAAACGAAATTTTGTTTTACGACAATTTTGCGGCAGTATCAAAATCAGTAACCAGTTTAAACTCTAAATTTGGAACTTCATTACCGTCAACTACATATTTAATGATAGGAGGGTTAGGATTAGATGCAAACACGCAAACTAGAACAATAAAAGGAAGACCTTTTTCAGATAGTGATGTAAATTTAACTTTAAATTTACACGATGGTGGTGCTGGTGCTAATTTTGGTAACGGAGGCTACGGAGTGAATCAGTATAATGAATATTATAATTCATATTTGCATGATCCTTATGAAATAGGTTCAGGTGGTCAGTATTGGGCTGGGGATTTTGGTAAAAATATATATCAGTTCTCAAATCCGTTTCTTACTAATCTTGATTTGAGAAATATTGCCTATTCTGAAAATACAGGCACAACCGATAATAATAATTTGAGTCAATTATATGCAGTAAGAGTAGAGCCTTCAGGTGTACAGTATACTTCTTCTAGTGGTAGTGGTAGTACAGGTACATATAAAAGTATTACTTTTAATGCTGGAGCACCTACTGGTGATGTAGATTATGTAATGATTAGACCCTTCGGAACTTTTGTTATGAAATTAAATGATAACGTAACGGGGCCCGATAAAGCATTTGATTTTAGATCTCTAAGAAGATTTAATTATTTACCAAGAACTGAGTCTACAAATTATAATGTTGCAGCTGCAAAAAATACTACTACAGGAACCGTTAAACAATTAGGAATAATTGCACTTGATGGTGATGGCAATGAGGTAGGTAGAACTTATTATGTGGTTTATCCTAATGGTACTACTGGTCATTCTGCAGATTCTAAGACACAGATTGTAGGGTATTCTACAGATTTAATAAATACCTATGAAGAGGCACCTAATGGAGGGTACGACATGAATTATACAAACTCTTATTGGTTATATATTAATGAAGCAAATGAGACTAATTTTTTAGGAAAAAATATTAAATTGGTAAATTATGATTTAAACCGAGCTAAATCATATAAATTTGAAGTTAGAGAAAATGCTGTATTGGTGGCAAATGGAACTCACCAATTGTCTACCGGGATTGGTTTCTACTATAAAGCACAAAATGGAACTTTACAGCCGATTAATCAAGGGGCAACTACAAGTGTCACCCATGCAGAATATGATCTTTACTATGGTGAGCCAAGCTCAAGCTCTGTATTGAATACAGAAAATGTTAATACAAAACCATCGCGTACGGTTGTTGTTTATAATCCTGAAATAACAAATTATATTGTGAGATTTGATCCTAACTGGAAAAAAGCTGATATTCAGGTTTATGATATGAGTGGTAAGTTAATTATTTCTAAAAAAGATGTTAGCGCTTCAAAAGATTTTGTAATTGAACTGGATGGTTCTATTAAAAATTCTTATTTAGTGAAAATAGTTGCTGACAGCGGTGAAATGGTTAATACAAAAATACTTAAATAG